In one window of Frigoriglobus tundricola DNA:
- a CDS encoding SDR family NAD(P)-dependent oxidoreductase — translation MSNVIVTGGSRGIGLGIVRCLAKAGYRVTALARNESPELRAAIDEAARSGTGPIGFTAYDLAETDGMAALVKQLRTGLGPIYALVNNAGMSIDGTLALASAPQIEQVVRLNVVSPILLSKCVLRSMMADGAGGRIVNMASIVASTGYSGLSVYGATKASMIGFTRSLAREVGRTGITVNAVAPGFVDTEMTKGLTDEHREQIVRRSALRRLVEVDDVAAAVAYLLSPGAKNVTGTVLTVDAGNTA, via the coding sequence ATGAGTAACGTCATCGTGACCGGCGGGAGCCGCGGTATCGGATTGGGCATCGTTCGCTGTTTAGCGAAAGCCGGTTACCGGGTAACGGCCCTCGCGCGCAACGAGAGCCCCGAATTGCGCGCGGCCATCGACGAGGCCGCGCGGAGCGGCACCGGCCCCATCGGCTTCACGGCATACGATCTGGCCGAAACCGACGGGATGGCCGCGCTGGTCAAGCAGCTCCGCACGGGCCTCGGCCCCATCTATGCCCTGGTGAACAACGCGGGCATGAGCATCGATGGGACGCTGGCGCTTGCGAGCGCGCCGCAAATCGAGCAAGTGGTCCGGCTCAACGTGGTTTCACCCATCCTGCTCAGCAAGTGCGTCTTGCGGTCGATGATGGCCGACGGCGCCGGCGGGCGCATTGTCAACATGGCCTCGATCGTGGCCTCCACCGGGTACAGCGGGCTCTCCGTTTACGGCGCTACCAAAGCGTCCATGATCGGCTTCACCCGCTCGCTGGCGCGCGAGGTGGGCCGGACCGGCATCACCGTGAACGCGGTCGCGCCGGGGTTCGTCGATACCGAAATGACCAAAGGGCTGACCGACGAGCACCGCGAGCAGATTGTCCGGCGCAGCGCCTTGCGCCGCCTGGTCGAGGTGGACGACGTCGCCGCCGCTGTGGCGTATTTGCTCAGCCCCGGCGCCAAGAACGTCACCGGAACCGTTCTCACTGTTGACGCGGGGAACACGGCATGA
- a CDS encoding class I adenylate-forming enzyme family protein: MKTPCNSHPSLRDAIVGSGVPPGDLIGAEHRTALGALLGGTAIASGVEELHGGSVLIAATDPFVAALALIELDGLARRVTLYPPDLALEHLPYVIRSAEVDALVSDGRALGGAPIGGVRHVVCAPALVPRVRAAHDRRATEWVLLTSGTTGRPKMVLHTLASLTGAIGASASRTEVIWGTFYDIRRYGGLQIYLRAVLAGASLVIPGPQEGAGDFLRRAGAAGVTHISGTPSHWRRALMSPEAARIAPRYIRLSGEIADQSVLNSLRAFYPGAEISHAFATTEAGVAFDVRDGLAGVPAGVLTGTAGVELKVVDATLRVRSGRTAERYLGENPPALKDAEGFVDTGDVLDLRDGRYHFQGRRDGVINVGGLKVYPEEVEAVLNRHPRVRLSLVKTKKSPITGALVVADVVLKEPPATGDEPARELERTIKQFCRESLAPHKVPAAIRFVPMLAISETGKLVRRHE; this comes from the coding sequence ATGAAAACGCCGTGTAACAGCCATCCGAGCTTGCGGGACGCGATCGTCGGTTCCGGGGTGCCGCCCGGCGACCTGATCGGCGCCGAACACCGCACCGCGCTCGGCGCCCTGCTCGGGGGGACGGCGATCGCGTCCGGTGTCGAGGAGCTGCACGGCGGATCGGTCCTGATCGCCGCCACGGACCCGTTTGTCGCCGCGCTCGCGCTAATCGAGCTCGATGGCCTGGCGCGGCGCGTGACCCTTTACCCGCCGGACCTGGCTCTCGAGCACCTGCCCTACGTCATCCGGTCCGCCGAGGTGGACGCGCTGGTCTCCGACGGCCGCGCGCTCGGCGGCGCCCCGATCGGCGGCGTGCGTCACGTCGTCTGCGCGCCGGCGCTGGTCCCGCGCGTTCGTGCCGCCCACGACCGGCGGGCGACCGAGTGGGTTCTGCTCACCTCGGGAACAACCGGCCGGCCCAAAATGGTGCTGCACACGCTGGCGAGTTTGACGGGGGCCATCGGTGCGAGTGCGTCGCGCACCGAAGTGATCTGGGGCACGTTTTACGACATTCGCCGCTACGGCGGCTTGCAGATCTACCTCCGCGCCGTCCTCGCGGGCGCCTCGCTGGTCATCCCCGGGCCGCAGGAGGGCGCGGGGGACTTCCTGCGGCGCGCGGGAGCGGCCGGCGTCACGCACATCTCCGGTACGCCGTCGCACTGGCGGCGGGCGCTGATGAGCCCCGAAGCCGCGCGCATCGCGCCCCGGTACATCCGGCTCTCGGGCGAGATCGCCGACCAGTCCGTCCTCAACAGCCTGCGCGCCTTCTATCCCGGCGCCGAGATCAGCCACGCCTTCGCCACCACCGAGGCCGGCGTGGCCTTCGACGTCCGCGACGGGCTGGCGGGGGTCCCGGCCGGTGTGCTCACGGGCACGGCGGGCGTCGAGCTGAAGGTGGTGGACGCGACGCTGCGCGTCCGCTCCGGCCGCACCGCCGAACGCTACCTCGGCGAGAACCCGCCCGCGCTGAAGGATGCGGAGGGCTTCGTCGACACGGGCGACGTGCTGGACCTGCGCGACGGCCGGTACCACTTCCAGGGCCGGCGCGACGGCGTGATCAACGTCGGCGGGCTCAAGGTCTATCCCGAAGAAGTCGAAGCCGTGCTGAACCGCCACCCCCGGGTGCGGCTGTCCCTGGTCAAGACGAAGAAGAGCCCGATTACCGGCGCGCTCGTGGTCGCCGACGTGGTTCTTAAGGAGCCGCCGGCCACCGGGGACGAACCGGCGCGCGAACTGGAACGGACGATCAAGCAGTTCTGCCGCGAGTCGCTGGCGCCGCACAAGGTTCCGGCGGCGATCCGCTTTGTGCCCATGTTGGCCATCTCGGAGACCGGGAAGCTGGTACGCCGTCATGAGTAA
- a CDS encoding acyl carrier protein — translation MSVRSDILDQFRQVAQEQDKRLGPLSDETPLQELGLDSLCFAIIVSRLETVLGKDPFGTNEGAPFPVSVGEFVRFYENAV, via the coding sequence ATGAGCGTTCGATCGGATATTTTGGACCAGTTTCGGCAGGTCGCACAGGAGCAGGACAAGCGGCTCGGGCCGCTGTCCGATGAAACGCCGCTGCAGGAGCTGGGCCTGGACTCGCTGTGCTTCGCCATCATCGTCAGCCGCCTGGAGACCGTTCTGGGCAAGGACCCGTTCGGCACAAATGAAGGCGCCCCTTTCCCCGTGAGCGTGGGAGAGTTTGTACGCTTCTATGAAAACGCCGTGTAA
- a CDS encoding lmo0937 family membrane protein, whose product MPRYTLETIIVVLLLLWLLGAFFVPVGGDLIHLLLLVILVVVVLRLLQGRSTLS is encoded by the coding sequence GTGCCCCGTTACACGCTCGAAACGATCATCGTGGTGCTGCTCCTGCTGTGGCTCCTGGGGGCGTTTTTCGTCCCGGTCGGCGGCGACCTGATCCACCTGCTCCTGCTGGTCATTCTGGTCGTCGTGGTCCTGCGCCTCCTCCAGGGGCGGAGCACGTTGAGTTGA
- a CDS encoding PAS domain-containing sensor histidine kinase, giving the protein MTTVAESRDRSAEWVETALAGIGVAVIVTDDRGTVLRMSPVAESLTGWPHGEAAGHPVAVVFRIVSEATRLSVADPVSVVLATAAPVGLADHTILISRAGHELRIDQGAAPVRDAAEAVAGVVLIFCDVSERQRIVQGVEDARAFAEEIVATVHEPLVVLDADLRVRTANPTFYRTFAVDRAGTEGRSLFDLGGRQWDIPRLREFLEQMLPRDGRLNDFEVDHEFEGIGRRSMVLNARCIPPAARRPHMILLAIEDATGRREAAEALADSEARYRRLFETAQDGILLVDPGSRRVFDANPFLSELLGYSHAELVGKELWEIGLFRDIEANKAAFRALQQRGYIRYEDLPLRTHDGRAIEVEFVSNVYTVGASRVIQCNIRDVTDRKRAEHALRAAHDDLEERVNTRTSELARTNAALTAEIGRRERAEAERRDLQGRLTTAQEDERRRIARELHDQMGQHLTALALGLKVVKDANPDPSPGRDQLRELQTLTDLIGREIHVLALELRPTVLDDLGLKTALANYSDAWAERCGIAIDFQSTGMDGGRLPATVETAFYRVVQEALTNVLKHGRAKRVSVVLQRAPGHVVAVVEDDGRGFDADRDADPTGAVHPLGILGMRERMELVGGTLTIDSAPGRGTTVIARVPLPVPEGEVRDG; this is encoded by the coding sequence ATGACCACGGTGGCGGAATCGCGCGATCGGTCGGCGGAGTGGGTCGAAACCGCTCTGGCCGGCATCGGCGTCGCGGTCATCGTGACCGACGACCGCGGGACCGTCCTGCGCATGTCGCCGGTGGCCGAATCACTGACCGGGTGGCCCCACGGCGAGGCCGCGGGGCACCCGGTCGCGGTCGTCTTCCGCATCGTGAGCGAGGCGACCCGCCTCTCCGTCGCGGACCCGGTGTCCGTGGTGCTCGCCACCGCCGCCCCGGTCGGTCTGGCGGACCACACCATCCTGATCTCGCGTGCCGGGCACGAGTTGCGGATCGATCAGGGGGCCGCCCCGGTCCGCGACGCCGCGGAGGCCGTCGCCGGGGTCGTGCTGATCTTCTGCGACGTCAGCGAGCGCCAGCGGATCGTGCAGGGCGTCGAGGACGCGCGGGCGTTCGCCGAGGAGATCGTCGCGACGGTCCACGAGCCGCTCGTGGTCCTCGATGCGGACCTGCGGGTGCGGACCGCGAACCCGACGTTCTACCGGACGTTCGCGGTGGACCGCGCGGGGACCGAGGGGCGGTCGCTGTTCGACCTCGGCGGGCGCCAGTGGGACATCCCCCGGCTGCGCGAGTTCCTCGAGCAGATGCTCCCGCGGGACGGGCGCCTCAACGACTTCGAGGTGGACCACGAGTTCGAGGGCATCGGCCGCCGGTCGATGGTGCTGAACGCCCGGTGCATCCCCCCGGCCGCCCGCCGCCCCCACATGATCCTGCTCGCGATCGAGGACGCTACCGGGCGGCGGGAGGCGGCCGAGGCCCTGGCGGACTCCGAGGCCCGGTACCGGCGGCTGTTCGAGACCGCCCAGGACGGCATCCTGCTGGTCGATCCCGGGTCCCGCCGCGTGTTCGACGCGAACCCGTTCCTGTCCGAGCTGCTCGGCTACAGCCACGCCGAACTGGTGGGGAAGGAGCTGTGGGAGATCGGCCTGTTCCGGGACATCGAGGCCAACAAGGCGGCGTTCCGGGCGCTCCAGCAGAGGGGCTACATCCGGTACGAGGACCTGCCGCTGCGGACGCACGACGGTCGGGCCATCGAGGTGGAGTTCGTCAGCAACGTGTACACCGTGGGCGCGAGCCGCGTCATCCAGTGCAACATCCGCGACGTCACCGACCGCAAGCGGGCCGAGCACGCCCTGCGCGCCGCGCACGACGACCTCGAGGAGCGGGTGAACACCCGCACGTCCGAGCTGGCCCGGACGAACGCGGCGCTGACGGCCGAGATCGGCCGCCGGGAGCGCGCGGAGGCGGAGCGGCGCGACCTCCAGGGGCGGCTCACGACCGCGCAGGAGGACGAGCGCCGGCGCATCGCCCGCGAGCTGCACGACCAGATGGGGCAGCACCTGACGGCCCTGGCCCTGGGGCTGAAGGTGGTGAAGGACGCCAACCCCGACCCGTCCCCCGGGCGCGACCAGTTGCGGGAGCTCCAGACCCTGACGGACCTGATCGGCCGGGAGATCCACGTGCTCGCCCTGGAGCTCCGGCCGACGGTGCTGGACGACCTGGGGCTCAAGACCGCGCTCGCGAACTACTCCGACGCGTGGGCCGAACGGTGCGGGATCGCGATCGACTTCCAGAGCACCGGGATGGACGGCGGCCGGCTCCCCGCGACGGTGGAAACGGCCTTTTACCGGGTGGTCCAGGAGGCGCTGACGAACGTCCTGAAGCACGGCCGGGCCAAGCGGGTGAGCGTGGTGCTCCAGCGCGCGCCGGGGCACGTCGTCGCGGTGGTCGAGGACGACGGCCGCGGGTTCGACGCGGACCGGGACGCGGACCCGACCGGGGCCGTGCACCCGCTCGGGATCCTCGGCATGCGCGAGCGGATGGAACTGGTCGGCGGCACGCTGACCATCGACTCCGCCCCCGGCCGGGGGACCACGGTCATCGCCCGGGTTCCGCTCCCCGTTCCCGAGGGTGAGGTGCGCGATGGTTGA
- a CDS encoding response regulator transcription factor, with protein sequence MVDLRVFVADDHAVVRRGLKALIDTEPGMTVVGEAADGQEAVTQVRALLPDVVVMDVSMPDLTGSQATEQIRRECPHVKVLALTVHEDKGYIRQLLTAGASGYVLKRGAPEGLIEAIRVVAAGGVYLDPNIAAKVVGGFIQKSPKDVASKNGELSDRETEVARLTAAGHGNKEIATRLDLSVKTVETYRTRSMDKLGLRSRAELVRYAVQKGWLQEG encoded by the coding sequence ATGGTTGACTTGCGCGTCTTCGTTGCCGACGACCACGCGGTCGTGCGCCGCGGGCTGAAGGCCCTGATCGACACCGAACCGGGCATGACGGTCGTCGGCGAGGCCGCCGACGGCCAGGAGGCCGTGACCCAGGTGCGCGCCCTGCTCCCGGACGTGGTCGTCATGGACGTGTCCATGCCCGATCTGACCGGGTCCCAGGCGACCGAACAGATCCGGCGCGAGTGCCCGCACGTGAAAGTGCTGGCCCTGACCGTCCACGAGGACAAGGGCTACATCCGCCAGCTCCTGACCGCCGGGGCGTCGGGGTACGTGCTCAAGAGGGGCGCCCCCGAGGGGCTCATCGAGGCGATCCGGGTCGTCGCCGCGGGCGGCGTGTACCTGGACCCGAACATCGCCGCGAAGGTGGTCGGCGGCTTCATCCAGAAGTCCCCCAAGGACGTCGCTTCAAAAAACGGGGAGCTGAGCGACCGCGAGACGGAGGTCGCCCGGCTGACCGCCGCCGGCCACGGCAACAAGGAGATCGCCACGCGCCTCGACCTGAGCGTCAAGACGGTGGAGACGTACCGCACCCGGTCGATGGACAAACTCGGCCTCAGGAGCCGGGCCGAACTGGTGCGCTATGCGGTCCAAAAGGGCTGGTTACAGGAGGGCTGA
- a CDS encoding response regulator has translation MAVERLHILVVDDIDDVADSTAELLVLWGYDATACYSGAAGLGRVRVRRPAAVVLDLAMPRMDGVVFARALHRVPGCAAVPLIALSGYATPEYALRARRAGIGHYLLKAAAPEQLKALLARVTRARAPVARRPADRRGGCGDRSRRSVILCGPVVAPRFKRPSAVPLD, from the coding sequence ATGGCCGTGGAGCGACTTCACATCCTCGTGGTGGACGACATCGACGACGTGGCCGACAGCACGGCCGAACTGCTGGTCCTTTGGGGTTACGACGCGACCGCCTGTTACAGCGGCGCCGCGGGACTGGGCCGCGTGCGGGTCCGGCGCCCCGCCGCGGTGGTCCTGGACCTGGCGATGCCGCGGATGGACGGGGTGGTGTTCGCCCGGGCGCTCCACCGGGTGCCGGGGTGCGCGGCGGTTCCACTCATCGCCCTGAGCGGGTACGCGACACCGGAGTACGCGCTCCGTGCGCGACGGGCCGGGATCGGTCACTACCTCCTGAAGGCCGCCGCTCCCGAGCAGTTGAAGGCATTGCTCGCGCGGGTCACGCGCGCGCGCGCGCCCGTCGCGCGCCGGCCCGCGGACCGGCGGGGCGGGTGCGGGGACCGGTCGCGCCGATCGGTCATCCTGTGCGGCCCGGTCGTTGCCCCTCGGTTCAAACGGCCGTCGGCCGTGCCACTCGATTGA
- a CDS encoding response regulator, with amino-acid sequence MPRPRGVLVIDDNDDIRSLLGAIVRTQGFLVWLASGGFEGETLYRNYGPEIDLVLLDVQMPDRDGPATLAAIRALAPAVPCCFISGHTGEYTEDQLLGFGAAAVLRKPFRLSELIDHLRQLTGPAGACGHTNECRSARAAGSVSEYTEEQ; translated from the coding sequence GTGCCCCGCCCACGGGGCGTTCTCGTCATCGACGACAACGACGACATCCGAAGCCTCCTGGGTGCGATCGTGCGGACCCAGGGTTTTTTGGTGTGGCTCGCCTCCGGGGGGTTCGAGGGCGAGACGCTCTACCGGAACTACGGCCCCGAAATCGATTTGGTCCTCCTCGACGTCCAGATGCCCGACCGCGACGGCCCCGCGACGCTCGCCGCGATCCGCGCGCTGGCACCGGCCGTCCCGTGCTGCTTCATCAGCGGGCACACGGGGGAGTACACCGAGGATCAACTTCTGGGGTTCGGCGCCGCGGCCGTGCTACGGAAGCCGTTCCGGTTGTCCGAACTGATCGACCACCTCCGGCAGTTGACCGGACCGGCGGGCGCGTGCGGGCACACGAACGAGTGCCGCTCGGCGCGGGCCGCGGGCAGCGTGTCCGAATACACGGAGGAGCAATGA
- a CDS encoding STAS domain-containing protein, which produces MSGRIVCVAPKVERNGDVVILTFAPHRDAGGSLARDLAGLPARAGGCHLLLDFTAVEYLNSTDLGTLIALHRRAEGAGERLTLFNLSASVFKLFTITRLDTLLEICRPDAAPVAAWAAGDRL; this is translated from the coding sequence ATGAGTGGCCGGATCGTGTGCGTCGCGCCCAAAGTGGAGCGGAACGGCGACGTCGTCATTCTCACCTTCGCCCCGCACCGCGATGCGGGCGGCTCCCTCGCCCGCGATCTGGCGGGGCTGCCGGCCCGAGCGGGCGGGTGCCACTTGCTGTTGGATTTCACGGCCGTGGAGTACCTGAACAGCACGGACCTCGGCACGCTGATCGCATTACACAGGCGCGCGGAGGGCGCGGGCGAGCGACTGACCCTGTTCAACCTGAGCGCCTCGGTGTTCAAGCTCTTCACGATCACCCGACTGGACACGCTCCTGGAGATCTGCCGGCCGGACGCGGCCCCCGTTGCCGCTTGGGCCGCCGGGGACCGGCTGTAA
- a CDS encoding response regulator yields the protein MRAAPPPLRILVVDDCPDTAYSFAELLRLHGFDTRSAGSGGVALALCAAWRPDVVLLDLWMPGVNGFEVARQLREREGAMRLVAVTGLATHEYRERAAAAGFQHFLVKPVEPAVLVDLLREWAATPARRLPRHTGAAVRISPVAPAAARTGGTRTREMRGAPTALLQTER from the coding sequence ATGCGCGCCGCCCCCCCGCCGCTCCGTATTCTCGTCGTGGACGACTGTCCCGATACCGCGTACTCCTTCGCCGAGTTGCTCCGCCTCCACGGGTTCGACACCCGGTCCGCCGGGAGCGGCGGTGTCGCGCTGGCCCTGTGCGCCGCGTGGCGCCCGGACGTCGTCCTGCTCGACCTGTGGATGCCCGGCGTGAACGGGTTCGAGGTCGCCCGGCAACTGCGGGAGCGAGAGGGGGCGATGCGACTCGTGGCCGTGACCGGGCTGGCGACGCACGAGTACCGGGAGCGGGCGGCGGCGGCGGGGTTCCAGCACTTCCTGGTGAAACCCGTGGAACCGGCCGTTCTGGTGGACCTGTTGCGGGAGTGGGCCGCGACACCGGCCCGGCGCCTGCCGCGGCACACGGGCGCCGCGGTTCGCATTTCGCCGGTCGCCCCGGCCGCGGCGCGCACCGGGGGCACTCGGACCCGTGAGATGCGGGGGGCCCCGACCGCGTTACTACAGACCGAGAGATGA
- a CDS encoding oleate hydratase produces the protein MRTDSKVYLIGGIGSLAAAAFLVRDGHLPGSNISILEALPVLGGSLDGAGAPAGGYSMRGGRMLTTDNYECTWDLYKSIPSLRHAGQSVFDETVAFNERHEAHSRARLVDRRRAIVPVRSMGFSVRDRLELLGLARTDEGALADRRITDCLAPEFFGTNFWYLWSTTFAFQPWHSAVEFKRYLLRFLLEFTRIETLAGVKRTVYNQYDSLVVPLQTWLAARGVRMVTDCRATELDHKTEDGRLVVTGIRCVRAARAEVIPVSDGDLVFLQNGSMTDASSLGSTTTAPAKRTKADSSWAVWEKLAAGRPNFGRPAAFNSCIAQSYWESFTVTLNTSTFFDEMFRLSGNRAGTGGLVSFKDSNWLMSIVLAAQPHFPNQPEDVFVFWGYALFPDRVGDFVPKPMADCTGAEILQELCGHLRFDPEALAAANCIPCRMPFLTSMFMPRGLGDRPVPVPPGSRNFAFVSQFVEIPDDVVFTVEYSVRAAQTAVYQLLGIDRVVPPVTPHARSLVTMLEALIKAFE, from the coding sequence GTGCGCACCGACTCAAAAGTCTATCTCATCGGCGGGATCGGGTCCCTGGCGGCCGCCGCCTTCCTGGTCCGCGACGGCCACCTGCCCGGGAGTAACATTTCGATCCTCGAAGCGCTCCCGGTCCTGGGCGGCAGCCTGGACGGGGCGGGGGCCCCCGCGGGCGGGTACTCCATGCGCGGCGGGCGCATGTTGACGACCGACAACTACGAGTGCACCTGGGACCTGTACAAATCGATCCCGTCGCTCCGCCACGCGGGCCAATCGGTGTTCGACGAGACCGTGGCGTTCAACGAGCGGCACGAGGCCCATTCGCGGGCCCGCCTCGTCGACCGCCGCCGGGCGATCGTCCCGGTGCGTTCGATGGGGTTCTCCGTGCGGGACCGGTTGGAACTGCTGGGGCTCGCCCGGACCGACGAGGGGGCCTTGGCGGACCGTCGGATCACCGACTGCCTCGCCCCCGAGTTCTTCGGCACCAATTTCTGGTACCTGTGGTCCACGACGTTCGCGTTCCAGCCGTGGCACAGCGCCGTGGAGTTCAAGCGGTACCTGCTCCGGTTCCTGCTCGAGTTCACCCGCATCGAAACGCTCGCGGGCGTCAAGCGGACCGTCTACAACCAGTACGACTCCCTGGTCGTCCCGCTCCAGACGTGGCTCGCCGCCCGGGGGGTCCGGATGGTCACCGACTGTCGCGCGACCGAGCTCGACCACAAGACCGAGGACGGCCGGCTCGTCGTGACCGGCATCCGGTGCGTGCGGGCGGCGCGCGCCGAAGTGATCCCCGTGAGCGACGGGGATCTGGTGTTTCTGCAAAACGGCTCGATGACCGACGCCTCCAGCCTCGGTTCGACGACGACCGCGCCCGCCAAACGGACCAAGGCGGACAGCAGTTGGGCCGTCTGGGAGAAACTCGCCGCGGGCCGCCCCAACTTCGGGCGGCCCGCGGCCTTCAACAGTTGCATCGCCCAGTCGTACTGGGAGTCGTTCACCGTCACCCTGAACACGTCCACGTTCTTCGACGAAATGTTCCGGCTCAGCGGGAACCGCGCGGGCACGGGCGGGCTCGTGAGTTTCAAGGATTCGAACTGGCTGATGTCGATCGTCCTGGCGGCCCAGCCCCACTTCCCGAACCAGCCCGAGGACGTGTTCGTGTTCTGGGGGTACGCCCTCTTTCCGGACCGCGTCGGCGATTTCGTGCCGAAGCCGATGGCCGACTGCACCGGCGCGGAGATCCTTCAGGAGCTCTGCGGCCACCTGCGGTTCGACCCGGAGGCCCTGGCGGCCGCCAACTGCATCCCGTGCCGGATGCCGTTCCTGACCAGTATGTTCATGCCCCGGGGCCTTGGGGACCGGCCGGTCCCGGTGCCCCCCGGGTCGCGCAACTTCGCGTTCGTGAGCCAGTTCGTCGAGATCCCGGACGACGTCGTCTTCACGGTCGAGTACTCGGTCCGGGCCGCCCAAACGGCCGTCTACCAGCTCCTCGGCATCGACCGCGTGGTCCCGCCCGTGACGCCTCACGCCCGATCTCTCGTCACGATGCTCGAGGCCCTGATCAAGGCGTTCGAGTGA
- the dnaK gene encoding molecular chaperone DnaK, translated as MAEEKIIGIDLGTTNSVVAVMEGNEVKVVPNQEGNRITPSVVAFTDKGDRLVGDQAKRQAVTNPKRTIYSIKRFMGRRHNEVESEEKLVPYKLVGGPNDLVKVDIDGKQFSPPEISAMILRKLKEAAEAYLGHTVRKAVITVPAYFNDAQRQATIDAAAIAGFDTEYEIRGKDGKVVKQRMRIINEPTAGALAYALDKKKDEKIAVFDLGGGTFDISILDVGEDGVFQVKSTNGDTHLGGDDFDQVLIDHIADDFKKQNGIDLRKDPMALQRLKVAAEQAKKDLSLQVSVDINLPFITADASRNPLHLVMTITRNQFERLVGHLIERCKTPVLAALKDAKLTPQQIDEVVMVGGMTRMPRVQALVKEIFGKEGHRGVNPDEVVAIGAAIQGAQLLLGAAADIQLLDVTPLSLGLETLGGVMTVLIPKNTTIPTQKGETFTTAADGQPSVEVQVFQGERPMAYDNKKIGQIHLDGIPPAPRGTPQIEVAFELDANGVLSVSAKDLGTGKQQQIRIEGSSGLTKDEVLKMTRDAELHAGEDNQRREFAEARNAAESRLDAIEKALSAAGPAVAAAAKAPIDRATSKVREALKGTDLAALKSATAELEQASAAMAQHVSATAGGPKANAGHEPRPRSAAPGADHGDVIDAEYEVKG; from the coding sequence ATGGCAGAAGAAAAGATCATCGGCATCGACCTCGGGACCACTAACTCGGTCGTCGCCGTGATGGAGGGGAACGAGGTGAAGGTCGTTCCCAACCAGGAGGGGAACCGCATCACGCCGTCGGTGGTCGCGTTCACGGACAAGGGGGACCGGCTGGTCGGGGACCAGGCCAAGCGGCAGGCGGTCACCAACCCGAAGCGCACGATCTACTCGATCAAGCGGTTCATGGGCCGGCGGCACAACGAGGTGGAGAGCGAGGAGAAGCTGGTCCCGTACAAGCTGGTGGGCGGGCCGAACGACCTGGTGAAGGTGGACATCGACGGCAAGCAGTTCTCGCCGCCGGAGATCTCGGCGATGATCCTGCGGAAGCTCAAGGAGGCGGCGGAGGCGTACCTGGGCCACACGGTCCGCAAGGCGGTCATCACGGTCCCGGCGTACTTCAACGACGCCCAGCGCCAGGCCACCATCGACGCGGCCGCCATCGCCGGGTTCGACACCGAGTACGAGATCCGGGGCAAGGACGGCAAGGTCGTTAAGCAGCGGATGCGGATCATCAACGAGCCCACGGCCGGGGCCCTGGCGTACGCCCTGGACAAGAAGAAGGACGAGAAGATCGCCGTGTTCGACCTGGGCGGGGGCACGTTCGACATCTCGATCCTGGACGTGGGCGAGGACGGCGTGTTCCAGGTGAAGAGCACCAACGGGGACACGCACCTGGGCGGCGACGACTTCGACCAGGTGCTGATCGACCACATCGCCGACGACTTCAAGAAGCAGAACGGCATCGACCTGCGGAAGGACCCGATGGCGCTCCAACGGCTCAAGGTGGCGGCGGAGCAGGCCAAGAAGGACCTGAGTCTGCAAGTCAGCGTGGACATCAACCTGCCGTTCATCACGGCGGACGCGAGCCGCAACCCGCTGCACCTCGTGATGACCATCACCCGCAACCAGTTCGAGCGGCTGGTGGGGCACCTGATCGAGCGGTGCAAGACGCCGGTGCTCGCGGCCCTCAAGGACGCGAAGCTGACCCCGCAGCAGATCGACGAGGTGGTGATGGTGGGCGGCATGACCCGGATGCCGCGGGTGCAGGCCCTGGTGAAGGAGATCTTCGGCAAGGAGGGGCACCGCGGGGTGAACCCGGACGAGGTGGTGGCCATCGGCGCCGCCATCCAGGGCGCGCAGCTGCTCCTCGGGGCCGCGGCCGACATCCAGTTGCTCGACGTGACGCCGCTGTCGCTCGGCCTGGAGACCCTCGGCGGGGTGATGACCGTGCTGATCCCGAAGAACACGACGATCCCGACCCAGAAGGGCGAGACCTTTACCACCGCGGCCGACGGCCAGCCGTCGGTGGAAGTGCAGGTGTTCCAGGGCGAGCGGCCCATGGCCTACGACAACAAGAAGATCGGCCAGATCCACCTGGACGGCATCCCGCCGGCCCCGCGGGGCACCCCTCAAATCGAGGTGGCGTTCGAGCTGGACGCGAACGGCGTACTGAGCGTGTCGGCAAAGGATCTGGGCACCGGGAAGCAGCAGCAGATCCGGATCGAGGGGTCGTCGGGGCTGACCAAAGACGAGGTCCTGAAGATGACCCGGGACGCCGAACTGCACGCGGGCGAGGACAACCAGAGGCGCGAGTTCGCCGAGGCCCGGAACGCGGCCGAGTCGCGCCTCGACGCGATCGAGAAGGCCCTGTCGGCGGCCGGGCCGGCGGTGGCGGCGGCCGCCAAGGCGCCGATCGACCGGGCCACGTCGAAGGTCCGCGAGGCGCTGAAGGGGACCGATCTGGCGGCCCTCAAGAGTGCGACCGCCGAACTGGAGCAGGCGTCCGCGGCAATGGCCCAGCACGTGTCCGCCACGGCCGGCGGGCCGAAGGCCAATGCGGGCCACGAGCCCCGGCCGCGTTCGGCGGCCCCGGGCGCCGACCACGGGGACGTGATCGACGCCGAATATGAGGTGAAGGGGTGA